In one window of Epinephelus fuscoguttatus linkage group LG20, E.fuscoguttatus.final_Chr_v1 DNA:
- the LOC125881304 gene encoding zinc finger protein 260-like: MSSAESLRELVNERLTAAAEEIFRAVNKTVVEYEQEIKRQRILLDVVWKPEIKLHRIELPQQHAFKEEEEGLTDQQLCVQERSSSLDQEDPEPPQVKEEQERGQLVLKHETDDLKLAHTNEERDHSEDENLNFSTDDTSSEETDSVFNMPVIISVVSEANSEHQLLSHNAHEAEGHTQKGYKDKDAGLVRSAKPKPKKRHSHKTKSHSNNVDSRNSSEIHRNTPTAKKPLKCDTCGKDFKYNSILQRHLKTHTGKKKYTCRTEEEPVVNMPDTTSVVSEADSDHQLLSYNSDEAESQTQEGGEHGDAGSIRSAETILKKRRHKSKSDSNEKPFKCDTCRKDFKLNSRLQKHLKTHTGEKQHACKTCGKDFITNRALKVHTQRVHSGEKPYVCKTCGKDFTTNGALSVHIKRIHTGERQCLCKTCGKKFWDVSTLTVHMRSHTGEKPFSCKICGKDFTVRSALSSHMKRIHAGEKPHVCKTCEKSFFALTGLKKHMMIHTGEKPYTCKTCGKSFRLSGDLKIHANTHTGVKPYPCKTCGTSFSRISALKNHERIHTGEKPFTCKDCGKCFRRSTHLTAHMRIHTGEKPYSCKTCGQDFARLETLLIHMRTHTGEKPYVCKTCGKTFTHHTNFNMHMKTHTGERPHTCKNCGKGFITSGDMRIHMIRAHTDRRPYACTTCGSAFKCYHDLRVHVRIHTGVKSCVCKTCGKGFLDNARLKSHMRIHSGERPYKCKMCVKDFRHLNSLKKHMKSHAGE, translated from the exons ATGTCTTCAGCTGAGAGTCTGAGAGAGTTGGTCAACGAGCGACTAACcgctgctgctgaagaaatattCAGAGCTGTTAACAAAACTGTCGTCGAGTACGAGCAAGAAATCAAGCGTCAGCGCATACTGTTGGACGTCGTTTGGAAACCTGAAATAAAGCTACACAGGATAG AGCTCCCTCAGCAACATGCCtttaaggaggaggaggagggtctcactgaccagcagctctgtgttcagGAGAGGAGCTCCAgtctggaccaggaggacccagagcctccacaggttaaagaggaacaggagaGAGGGCAGCTTGTGCTGAAGCACGAGACTGATGACCTAAAGTTGGCTCATACAAATGAGGAAAGGGACCACAGTGAGGATGAGAATCTGAACTTCAGTACTGATGACACAAGTTCAGAAGAGACAGATTCTGTCTTCAACATGCCAGTTATAATCTCTGTGGTATCAGAAGCAAACAGTGAGCACCAGCTCCTCTCTCACAACGCTCATGAAGCTGAGGGCCACACTCAGAAAGGATACAAGGATAAAGATGCAGGATTAGTTAGGAGTGCGAAGCCAAAACCGAAGAAGAGACACTCacacaaaaccaaaagtcacAGTAACAACGTAGACAGCCGTAACTCGTCAGAGATCCACCGTAATACTCCCACAGctaaaaagcctttaaaatgtgacacatgTGGAAAAGATTTTAAGTACAATTCAATATTGCAGAGGCACCTCAAAACCCACACAGGCAAGAAGAAGTACACTTGCAGAACAGAGGAAGAGCCTGTCGTCAACATGCCGGATACAACATCTGTGGTATCAGAAGCAGACAGCGACCACCAGCTCCTCTCTTACAACTCTGATGAAGCTGAGAGCCAAACTCAGGAAGGAGGAGAGCATGGAGACGCAGGATCAATCAGGAGTGCGGAGACAATACTAAAGAAGAGACGCCACAAAAGCAAAAGTGACAGTAATGAAAAACCCTTCAAATGTGACACGTGCAGGAAAGATTTTAAGCTCAATTCACGACTGCAGAAACACCTCAAAACCCACACGGGTGAGAAGCAGCATGCTTGCAAGACCTGTGGAAAAGATTTCATAACAAATAGAGCCCTGAAGGTCCACACTCAAAGGGTCCActcaggtgagaagccgtatgtTTGCAAAACGTGTGGAAAAGATTTCACAACAAACGGTGCCTTGTCGGTCCACATTAaaagaatccacacaggtgagaggcAGTGCCTTTGCAAGACCTGTGGGAAAAAATTCTGGGATGTTTCAACATTGACAGTCCACATGAGAAGCCACACCGGTGAGAAGCCGTTCTCTTGCAAAATATGTGGGAAAGATTTCACAGTACGTTCTGCTTTGTCATCCCACATGAAAAGAATCCACGCAGGTGAGAAGCCGCACGTTTGCAAGACCTGCGAGAAAAGCTTCTTTGCCCTTACAGGCTTGAAAAAGCACATGATGATCCACACTGGTGAGAAGCCGTATACGtgcaaaacatgtgggaaaAGTTTCAGACTTAGTGGGGACCTGAAAATCCACGCAAATACCCACACAGGTGTGAAGCCGTACCCTTGCAAGACCTGCGGGACCTCATTCTCACGCATTTCAGCGTTGAAAAACCACGAAAGGATCCACACTGGTGAGAAGCCGTTTACTTGCAAAGATTGTGGGAAATGTTTCAGACGTAGCACTCACTTGACAGCccacatgagaatccacacaggtgagaagccatatTCTTGCAAAACATGTGGACAAGATTTTGCGCGTTTGGAAACCTTGTTGATCCACATGAGgacccacacaggtgagaagccatacGTTTGCAAGACCTGCGGGAAAACATTCACCCACCATACAAACTTTAACATGCATATGAAAACCCACACTGGTGAGAGACCGCATACTTGCAAAAACTGTGGAAAAGGTTTCATAACTAGTGGTGACATGAGAATCCATATGATACGAGCCCACACTGACAGGAGGCCGTACGCTTGCACGACATGTGGCAGCGCTTTCAAATGTTATCATGACCTTAGAGTCCACGTGAGAATCCACACAGGCGTGAAGTCGTGCGTTTGCAAGACCTGCGGGAAAGGATTCTTGGACAATGCAAGATTGAAAAGCCACATGAGAATCCACAGTGGTGAGAGACCATATAAGTGCAAAATGTGTGTCAAAGATTTCAGACATCTTAATTCCctgaaaaaacacatgaaaagcCACGCTGGTGAGTAG